From the Trifolium pratense cultivar HEN17-A07 linkage group LG4, ARS_RC_1.1, whole genome shotgun sequence genome, the window aactattttcataataaGCCGTAAGCTGTCTTCATCGGCTATAACTATTTTAGagagtttataaaaataaattataaacattATATGTAATATGATGTTTTCATAAACTGTCTCAAGAGTACATATGATAACTTGATAATTCAATCCAAACATGTCTTTATTtcctgtcaaaaaataaaataaaataatgtacaAGCTCAAAGTGTGGACTTCTAtctattttataagaaaaatattatttaaacacaaatttttaacaaaattacaacaaaaCTACACTTTTATAATACCAAAACAATCACCAATGCATGTGATTTGATACAAAAGATGCTAGCATAAAActctacatatataaatatcattaaatttgataaaaaaaaaatcattaaataaactcTAAAACACTTATACATTGGCACTAAAATATTTACTATCAGAAACATGACTACCAGATCTAGACCGTTCAAATTCATCAGAAGGATCCCAATCCAATGTAGAAGATTGAATCTTagacaaaaccataaaaacctcAGAAACATTAGGTCTTAAATTAAGATCTTTAGCAACACATCTTTTAGCAATCTCAGCCATTGAATAAGCAAGTTCCAAAGGATATTCATCTCTCAAATTTGGATCCATAAAACCTCTAAGTTTCTCTCTAACATTTTCCCCTTCAAAAACTTGCTCAAaacttgaagacaaaagtttatcatCATTAACAACTTCTCTACCAGAAAGAAGCTCAAGAATCACAACACCAAATGCAAAAACATCCATTTTTGGAGTAATTAAACCATTTTCAATATACTCAGGTGCCATATAACCTTGTGTTCCTATTACATGTCTTGTTAATTGAAACCCTTCTTCTTCACCTTCATTCTCCATAACTCTTGCTAAACCAAAATTTGAAACTTTACCTCTAAAATTTCTATCTAAAAGAACATTACCACTTTTCAAATTCTTGTGAACATGTGGTGGATTAGCATAATTATGAAGATAATTAAGTGCATCAGCTACATTATGAGCAATTTGAACTCTATGAAACCAACTCAAAAACATAGAATTAGATTTCACTTTCTCAATGTGAAGCCAATCATTAAGAGATTTATTCTCAGCAAATTCATAAACAAGATAAGTGTTACCTTTGTAGACACAAAAACCAGATAATCTTATAATATTAGCATGATTAATTCTCTTCAAAATGTTTATCTCAGATGAAACATCACCTTTAAGAATCTTAACAGCAGCATCATCACCTTTAAAAGAAGCTCTATAAACAGAACCTTTAATCTTATTCTCTTCACTGAAAAAATTTGTAGCATTTTGCAATTCTTCATATTTATACTTAGTCAACGAATCAACCGCATATCGAATCCCCTCAGAAGAAAGGGACCAAGATTGAGTATTTGTTGTTGTGGAATTAAAATCTGAAATCTTTTTCGTATCAGAATCTGAAAATTTCTTAACCGTCGACGGTGGTAGCTCCGGTTGCTTTCGTCGCCGGAAACAGAGGAAAAACAGAGCAAGACCTACCAGAATCAAAACGACAACTCCAACCGCGACACCGACGATGACCCATTTCTTGGAAGAGGATGAACCACCGGAATCCGGTGGCTCCACCGTCTCCGGCGGTGAAGcttgttttatgatttttttcgGTGGTTCATTTTTGAGAGGGATTAAAAGTGGTGTGAAGTAGTAAATTATGGAAGTTGAAGAAAGTTCATTAGCTTCATAAACACTTTGTAGATCAGCTCCAAAAATATCAGCAATGGAAGAAACTGATTCACCTTCAGAAACCAAATATGTGAGAAGATACTTGAATCCTTCATCACTCTGTTTTTTCGTGGGACAAGCACATCTCAAAGGAACCGTAATCTTGTCACCAGGATTGAGATCTCGAACAGCATGAGAAGGATTCTGAGCAATAAGAGCTTGACAAGTTGTTAAAGCTTGGTAAGTAATATTAGCGACGGTGAAATATGTTTCACCGAGGGTTTTCAAAGTGTAGGTAGTGTTATGTTGATAGTAgtttttgttacctgaacaaGAACAGTTAACAGGAACGGTTGTGATTGTGTCTAAGGGGAATGATTGGACGGTGGGGATGTTGTTGGATTGTGAGATGAGGGAAGGTGTTGTGTTGAGGAGATTTGAAATGGAAGAGGGTGTGTTGTAATTTGGTGTTGATTTGAATGTGAGATATGATTGACATGAATTGATGCTGTTGCAAATGTTGCCTAAGGTTGAATTGTATGTGTTATAACAATCTAGTTGTTGGTTGTTTACGTATTCTTGTTGGGAATTTGTTTTTGGGATTAAGGTGAAGGAAATTGTTGTGAGGAGGATTATGATTAGTGTTGTTAAGGTTGGATTTGAATATGATGACATGTTGAGATTGTTTTTGATATGGTTTGGTTTGGGTTCATAGGTTGAGTTGAGGTTTAATATTGGTTCATTTATTGATGTTGTTTTCTGGGTTTTGTTTTGTGTGTGGAATTCAAAGAACGCGTATTTGTTGATACCTTTGTGTTGTGTGTTAAATGGTCTTGTACCTAACATCATCTTTGGTAGTGTGCAGTCGGACAATAGTGATTACAGTGCGGTGGATTGATTATATATAAACCGTTAGATTAATATTGGATGGTCTAAAATTTAAGTTTGAATAttctatttataaataattaaaatttgaatataaaaTCTGGACTGTTTGATTTTGATCGGACGGCCCAGATGCATTGACTGCATGCTATTAGACTCATTGAATCCAAAACCGTAGTTTATGCGTATGGGATGAGATGGGAATGTAATTATGGAAGGCGAGTAGGTCAAACACGTTGAGTTTCTTCTTCCTTGGTGGCAAGTTGCACatcaaatatcaaaattgaCTTTTACTTTGGTTGAACTTGAACCAAATTTTGGATCAAGTTTTAGTGCAGTCCCTATCCTCTACTTGGACCGGTATTAACAGAAGTAAAA encodes:
- the LOC123921107 gene encoding protein LYK5-like, which translates into the protein MMLGTRPFNTQHKGINKYAFFEFHTQNKTQKTTSINEPILNLNSTYEPKPNHIKNNLNMSSYSNPTLTTLIIILLTTISFTLIPKTNSQQEYVNNQQLDCYNTYNSTLGNICNSINSCQSYLTFKSTPNYNTPSSISNLLNTTPSLISQSNNIPTVQSFPLDTITTVPVNCSCSGNKNYYQHNTTYTLKTLGETYFTVANITYQALTTCQALIAQNPSHAVRDLNPGDKITVPLRCACPTKKQSDEGFKYLLTYLVSEGESVSSIADIFGADLQSVYEANELSSTSIIYYFTPLLIPLKNEPPKKIIKQASPPETVEPPDSGGSSSSKKWVIVGVAVGVVVLILVGLALFFLCFRRRKQPELPPSTVKKFSDSDTKKISDFNSTTTNTQSWSLSSEGIRYAVDSLTKYKYEELQNATNFFSEENKIKGSVYRASFKGDDAAVKILKGDVSSEINILKRINHANIIRLSGFCVYKGNTYLVYEFAENKSLNDWLHIEKVKSNSMFLSWFHRVQIAHNVADALNYLHNYANPPHVHKNLKSGNVLLDRNFRGKVSNFGLARVMENEGEEEGFQLTRHVIGTQGYMAPEYIENGLITPKMDVFAFGVVILELLSGREVVNDDKLLSSSFEQVFEGENVREKLRGFMDPNLRDEYPLELAYSMAEIAKRCVAKDLNLRPNVSEVFMVLSKIQSSTLDWDPSDEFERSRSGSHVSDSKYFSANV